A genomic region of Phragmites australis chromosome 2, lpPhrAust1.1, whole genome shotgun sequence contains the following coding sequences:
- the LOC133908537 gene encoding uncharacterized protein LOC133908537 isoform X2 yields MPPPPHPPPPLPPHPPAPPPLNAHRFPLPPTHPPPASLLLAPPSSPTRALALLFPDSSSHLFPSLPAPTATAARSPAPTAIPAPLAAAACFALLLPSSHLLFLSAHPSPASPAVHLRAYSLASGRFAPSPLSFKRQVSGSGLPLQGLPFGLGVRLAGGVNAVALLSLAAGQIWVLAPRLAADGRTVELHKCAVVELESARPVYAMEVAMGRLLLGEAGGVRVFSLRGLLKGGKERQGKNEGAGAAGRKSLHKNGMLNGLIVPVRRGSCGGRDEGDAVSACKLTTLRVKQSSGSYCSFLLTFKNDDHNSQGGMELFKSVKVVSIHPLSKNKFLVLDSSGLLHVFSLSNEKMGSGASSKQYSENIHTYRLDYPMKVQLAAVFPSSSTNGGHTVHVMSAFDVESPNGDNGDGIGERELATIKLSAIEAIFTSEIVEDIVPISKDSVLILGQGNMFLYGTA; encoded by the exons ATGCCGCCTCCGCCCCACCCcccacctcctcttcctcctcacccGCCTGCGCCGCCTCCTCTCAACGCCCACCGCTTCCCTCTCCCGCCCACCCACCCGCCccccgcctccctcctcctcgcgccgccctcctcccccacccgcgccctcgcgctcctattccCCGACTCCTCCTCCCACctcttcccctccctccctgCCCCTACGGCTACCGCTGCCCGCTCTCCCGCTCCCACCGCTATCCCGGccccgctcgccgccgccgcctgcttcGCTCTCCTCCTCCCATCCTcccacctcctcttcctctccgccCACCCGTCCCCCGCCTCTCCCGCGGTCCACCTCCGCGCTTACTCCCTCGCCTCTGGGCGCTTTGCCCCCTCCCCGCTCTCCTTCAAGCGCCAGGTCTCGGGCTCTGGCTTGcccctccagggcctcccgtTCGGCCTCGGCGTCCGCCTCGCCGGAGGGGTCAACGCCGTCGCGCTGCTCTCCCTGGCCGCCGGGCAGATCTGGGTGCTCGCCCCAAGGTTGGCAGCGGACGGGCGGACTGTGGAGCTCCACAAGTGCGCGGTCGTCGAGCTCGAGTCGGCGCGGCCCGTGTACGCGATGGAGGTCGCTATGGGGAGGCTGCTGCTCGGCGAGGCTGGCGGCGTGCGCGTGTTCTCGCTGCGGGGTTTGTTGAAGGGTGGGAAGGAGAGGCAGGGGAAGAATGAAGGTGCTGGAGCAGCAGGAAGGAAGAGCCTGCACAAGAACGGGATGCTGAATGGGTTGATTGTGCCGGTCAGGCGGGGCAGTTGCGGGGGACGTGATGAAGGAGATGCTGTTTCTGCTT GTAAGCTCACAACTTTGAGGGTAAAACAGAGTTCAGGAAGCTATTGCTCTTTCTTGTTGACGTTTAAAAATGATGATCATAACTCACAAGGCGGCATGGAATTGTTTAAATCAGTGAAAGTTGTTTCGATCCATCCTCTTTCCAAGAACAAGTTTTTGGTACTGGATTCATCTGGTTTGTTGCATGTCTTCAGtctttcaaatgaaaaaatggGCTCAGGAGCTTCTAGCAAGCAATATTCTGAAAATATCCATACATATCGTCTAGATTATCCCATGAAAGTGCAATTGGCTGCTGTCTTTCCAAGTAGCTCTACAA ATGGTGGGCACACTGTACATGTTATGTCAGCTTTTGATGTTGAATCCCCTAACGGCGACAATGGAGATGGTATCGGAGAAAGGGAGTTAGCAACTATCAAGCTCTCAG CTATTGAAGCAATCTTTACAAGTGAAATAGTTGAGGACATTGTACCTATCTCCAAGGATTCAGTCCTTATCCTTGGTCAAG GCAACATGTTTCTGTATGGAACTGCCTGA
- the LOC133908537 gene encoding uncharacterized protein LOC133908537 isoform X1: MPPPPHPPPPLPPHPPAPPPLNAHRFPLPPTHPPPASLLLAPPSSPTRALALLFPDSSSHLFPSLPAPTATAARSPAPTAIPAPLAAAACFALLLPSSHLLFLSAHPSPASPAVHLRAYSLASGRFAPSPLSFKRQVSGSGLPLQGLPFGLGVRLAGGVNAVALLSLAAGQIWVLAPRLAADGRTVELHKCAVVELESARPVYAMEVAMGRLLLGEAGGVRVFSLRGLLKGGKERQGKNEGAGAAGRKSLHKNGMLNGLIVPVRRGSCGGRDEGDAVSACKLTTLRVKQSSGSYCSFLLTFKNDDHNSQGGMELFKSVKVVSIHPLSKNKFLVLDSSGLLHVFSLSNEKMGSGASSKQYSENIHTYRLDYPMKVQLAAVFPSSSTKTQFFWVSDGGHTVHVMSAFDVESPNGDNGDGIGERELATIKLSAIEAIFTSEIVEDIVPISKDSVLILGQGNMFLYGTA; the protein is encoded by the exons ATGCCGCCTCCGCCCCACCCcccacctcctcttcctcctcacccGCCTGCGCCGCCTCCTCTCAACGCCCACCGCTTCCCTCTCCCGCCCACCCACCCGCCccccgcctccctcctcctcgcgccgccctcctcccccacccgcgccctcgcgctcctattccCCGACTCCTCCTCCCACctcttcccctccctccctgCCCCTACGGCTACCGCTGCCCGCTCTCCCGCTCCCACCGCTATCCCGGccccgctcgccgccgccgcctgcttcGCTCTCCTCCTCCCATCCTcccacctcctcttcctctccgccCACCCGTCCCCCGCCTCTCCCGCGGTCCACCTCCGCGCTTACTCCCTCGCCTCTGGGCGCTTTGCCCCCTCCCCGCTCTCCTTCAAGCGCCAGGTCTCGGGCTCTGGCTTGcccctccagggcctcccgtTCGGCCTCGGCGTCCGCCTCGCCGGAGGGGTCAACGCCGTCGCGCTGCTCTCCCTGGCCGCCGGGCAGATCTGGGTGCTCGCCCCAAGGTTGGCAGCGGACGGGCGGACTGTGGAGCTCCACAAGTGCGCGGTCGTCGAGCTCGAGTCGGCGCGGCCCGTGTACGCGATGGAGGTCGCTATGGGGAGGCTGCTGCTCGGCGAGGCTGGCGGCGTGCGCGTGTTCTCGCTGCGGGGTTTGTTGAAGGGTGGGAAGGAGAGGCAGGGGAAGAATGAAGGTGCTGGAGCAGCAGGAAGGAAGAGCCTGCACAAGAACGGGATGCTGAATGGGTTGATTGTGCCGGTCAGGCGGGGCAGTTGCGGGGGACGTGATGAAGGAGATGCTGTTTCTGCTT GTAAGCTCACAACTTTGAGGGTAAAACAGAGTTCAGGAAGCTATTGCTCTTTCTTGTTGACGTTTAAAAATGATGATCATAACTCACAAGGCGGCATGGAATTGTTTAAATCAGTGAAAGTTGTTTCGATCCATCCTCTTTCCAAGAACAAGTTTTTGGTACTGGATTCATCTGGTTTGTTGCATGTCTTCAGtctttcaaatgaaaaaatggGCTCAGGAGCTTCTAGCAAGCAATATTCTGAAAATATCCATACATATCGTCTAGATTATCCCATGAAAGTGCAATTGGCTGCTGTCTTTCCAAGTAGCTCTACAA AGACACAGTTTTTTTGGGTTTCAGATGGTGGGCACACTGTACATGTTATGTCAGCTTTTGATGTTGAATCCCCTAACGGCGACAATGGAGATGGTATCGGAGAAAGGGAGTTAGCAACTATCAAGCTCTCAG CTATTGAAGCAATCTTTACAAGTGAAATAGTTGAGGACATTGTACCTATCTCCAAGGATTCAGTCCTTATCCTTGGTCAAG GCAACATGTTTCTGTATGGAACTGCCTGA
- the LOC133908537 gene encoding uncharacterized protein LOC133908537 isoform X3 produces MPPPPHPPPPLPPHPPAPPPLNAHRFPLPPTHPPPASLLLAPPSSPTRALALLFPDSSSHLFPSLPAPTATAARSPAPTAIPAPLAAAACFALLLPSSHLLFLSAHPSPASPAVHLRAYSLASGRFAPSPLSFKRQVSGSGLPLQGLPFGLGVRLAGGVNAVALLSLAAGQIWVLAPRLAADGRTVELHKCAVVELESARPVYAMEVAMGRLLLGEAGGVRVFSLRGLLKGGKERQGKNEGAGAAGRKSLHKNGMLNGLIVPVRRGSCGGRDEGDAVSACKLTTLRVKQSSGSYCSFLLTFKNDDHNSQGGMELFKSVKVVSIHPLSKNKFLVLDSSGLLHVFSLSNEKMGSGASSKQYSENIHTYRLDYPMKVQLAAVFPSSSTKCLCRDTVFLGFRWWAHCTCYVSF; encoded by the exons ATGCCGCCTCCGCCCCACCCcccacctcctcttcctcctcacccGCCTGCGCCGCCTCCTCTCAACGCCCACCGCTTCCCTCTCCCGCCCACCCACCCGCCccccgcctccctcctcctcgcgccgccctcctcccccacccgcgccctcgcgctcctattccCCGACTCCTCCTCCCACctcttcccctccctccctgCCCCTACGGCTACCGCTGCCCGCTCTCCCGCTCCCACCGCTATCCCGGccccgctcgccgccgccgcctgcttcGCTCTCCTCCTCCCATCCTcccacctcctcttcctctccgccCACCCGTCCCCCGCCTCTCCCGCGGTCCACCTCCGCGCTTACTCCCTCGCCTCTGGGCGCTTTGCCCCCTCCCCGCTCTCCTTCAAGCGCCAGGTCTCGGGCTCTGGCTTGcccctccagggcctcccgtTCGGCCTCGGCGTCCGCCTCGCCGGAGGGGTCAACGCCGTCGCGCTGCTCTCCCTGGCCGCCGGGCAGATCTGGGTGCTCGCCCCAAGGTTGGCAGCGGACGGGCGGACTGTGGAGCTCCACAAGTGCGCGGTCGTCGAGCTCGAGTCGGCGCGGCCCGTGTACGCGATGGAGGTCGCTATGGGGAGGCTGCTGCTCGGCGAGGCTGGCGGCGTGCGCGTGTTCTCGCTGCGGGGTTTGTTGAAGGGTGGGAAGGAGAGGCAGGGGAAGAATGAAGGTGCTGGAGCAGCAGGAAGGAAGAGCCTGCACAAGAACGGGATGCTGAATGGGTTGATTGTGCCGGTCAGGCGGGGCAGTTGCGGGGGACGTGATGAAGGAGATGCTGTTTCTGCTT GTAAGCTCACAACTTTGAGGGTAAAACAGAGTTCAGGAAGCTATTGCTCTTTCTTGTTGACGTTTAAAAATGATGATCATAACTCACAAGGCGGCATGGAATTGTTTAAATCAGTGAAAGTTGTTTCGATCCATCCTCTTTCCAAGAACAAGTTTTTGGTACTGGATTCATCTGGTTTGTTGCATGTCTTCAGtctttcaaatgaaaaaatggGCTCAGGAGCTTCTAGCAAGCAATATTCTGAAAATATCCATACATATCGTCTAGATTATCCCATGAAAGTGCAATTGGCTGCTGTCTTTCCAAGTAGCTCTACAA AGTGTTTGTGCAGAGACACAGTTTTTTTGGGTTTCAGATGGTGGGCACACTGTACATGTTATGTCAGCTTTTGA